The following coding sequences lie in one Treponema sp. OMZ 790 genomic window:
- the miaA gene encoding tRNA (adenosine(37)-N6)-dimethylallyltransferase MiaA: MSLDFKSLSDKYNSMVILGATATGKTSYAVGLARELDGEIISVDSRQVYKGLDLGTGKDLDEYGEVPYHLIDICTLEREYNVFDFQNDAYRAFEDIKRRKKLPIFAGGTGLYLDALIREYELIPVPKNEELRVSLAGKNLESLQKVFFEYKVPMHNKTDLENMDRLIRAIEIAEYKKTHPDAVEILNASRPDIRPLIIGLKYSREILRERIRLRLIQRINDGMIEETESLHKAGFSWERLESLGLEYKFTAQYLQGKIEKKEEYLDSLYRAICQFAKRQETWFRRMEKNGVKINWILR, from the coding sequence ATGAGCCTTGACTTTAAGTCCTTATCCGATAAGTATAATTCAATGGTCATTCTGGGCGCTACAGCAACGGGAAAGACCTCCTATGCCGTGGGTCTTGCAAGGGAACTTGACGGCGAAATTATTTCTGTCGATTCAAGGCAGGTTTATAAGGGCCTTGATCTCGGTACAGGAAAGGACTTGGACGAGTATGGAGAGGTACCCTATCACTTAATCGATATTTGTACCTTGGAAAGGGAGTACAATGTCTTCGATTTTCAAAATGATGCTTACAGAGCCTTTGAGGATATAAAAAGGAGAAAAAAACTTCCGATTTTTGCCGGAGGAACGGGGCTTTATCTCGATGCCCTTATAAGGGAGTATGAGCTAATTCCTGTTCCGAAAAATGAAGAACTGAGGGTGTCCTTGGCCGGTAAGAATTTGGAGAGCTTACAAAAAGTTTTTTTTGAATACAAAGTTCCGATGCATAATAAAACCGACCTTGAAAACATGGATCGTCTTATTCGGGCTATTGAAATTGCCGAATATAAAAAGACTCATCCCGATGCAGTCGAGATACTAAACGCAAGCCGCCCCGATATCCGCCCCCTTATAATAGGCCTTAAATATTCTCGGGAAATTTTAAGGGAAAGAATAAGGCTTAGACTGATTCAACGCATAAATGACGGAATGATCGAAGAAACTGAAAGCCTTCACAAAGCCGGTTTTTCCTGGGAAAGGCTTGAAAGTTTGGGACTTGAATATAAATTTACCGCCCAATATCTTCAAGGCAAAATAGAAAAGAAAGAAGAATACCTTGATTCTCTTTACCGTGCTATTTGTCAATTTGCAAAGAGGCAGGAAACTTGGTTTAGGCGTATGGAAAAGAACGGAGTAAAAATAAACTGGATTTTAAGGTAA
- the rsgA gene encoding ribosome small subunit-dependent GTPase A, whose product MKGLVLKGSNNIFFVECEDGKLRNCSIKGKILKDSALYYNPLAAGDLVNIEPDTHSEDEGLVTGLIERKNSFLRLNQKLNMPQLLAANIDLLVCVASAANPPFRPRFVDRILVQAEIQKIPVLIVLNKCDLKIADDVRDRMEDWKRLGYKTIEVSAKEGRGMDNLIETLSAKTSALVGQSGVGKSTLLNFIAPDLNLKTSAISDKYDRGTHTTTQGEYFKIRALTSKGKEHSINIIDTPGVRNFAIYGIEPEDTGLYFPEMEKLIGSCKFGLSCTHTHEPGCALLEALKKGDIHKDRYTSFELINKELQETVKKY is encoded by the coding sequence ATGAAGGGATTGGTTTTAAAAGGATCTAATAATATTTTTTTTGTTGAATGTGAAGACGGAAAATTAAGAAACTGTTCCATTAAGGGAAAGATCTTAAAAGATTCTGCTCTTTACTATAATCCTCTTGCTGCAGGCGACCTTGTAAACATTGAGCCCGATACTCACTCGGAAGATGAGGGTTTGGTAACAGGCTTGATCGAAAGAAAAAATTCTTTTTTGCGTTTAAACCAAAAACTGAATATGCCTCAGCTTTTAGCCGCAAATATCGACCTCCTTGTTTGTGTTGCCTCTGCCGCAAATCCTCCCTTCCGTCCGCGCTTTGTAGACAGGATCTTAGTGCAGGCCGAGATTCAAAAGATTCCGGTTTTAATTGTGTTAAACAAGTGCGATCTAAAAATAGCTGATGATGTAAGAGATAGGATGGAAGATTGGAAAAGGCTGGGCTATAAGACGATTGAAGTTTCGGCAAAGGAGGGCAGGGGAATGGACAACTTAATAGAGACCCTCTCGGCTAAAACTTCTGCCCTTGTCGGACAATCCGGAGTGGGGAAGAGTACCCTCTTAAATTTTATAGCCCCCGATTTAAATTTAAAAACCTCTGCAATCTCCGATAAGTATGACAGAGGTACTCACACTACAACTCAGGGAGAATACTTTAAAATAAGAGCCCTTACCTCAAAGGGCAAAGAACATTCGATAAACATAATCGATACACCCGGTGTGAGGAACTTTGCAATTTACGGCATCGAGCCTGAGGATACGGGCCTATATTTCCCCGAAATGGAAAAACTAATAGGCTCATGTAAATTCGGCCTTTCCTGCACCCATACCCATGAACCAGGCTGCGCCCTTTTAGAAGCCTTAAAAAAGGGAGATATTCATAAGGATAGGTACACGAGTTTTGAGCTTATAAATAAAGAATTACAAGAAACGGTAAAAAAATATTAG
- the murI gene encoding glutamate racemase → MTKEKNIQYVFIDSGIGGLPYLRHLKEIEPQSSCAYVADTKHFPYGEKTLEEVIEYTQNLVKKIIEELRPSVIIIACNTMTVSALSHLREKFDIPFVGTVPAIKPAVLASKNKKIAVLATERTVNDIYVQNLIDEFGADCKFFMRADSVLVSKIENSLLSGSEEDKKAAIRPAVEFFKSAGTDTAVLGCTHFLHLRDEFKAVCEPDIRIVDSLDGVVNRALKISPPQKLKKENSKLKNIQKDIFYITSEKTEENTKKYSAYADLFGMVLGYF, encoded by the coding sequence TTGACAAAAGAAAAAAATATTCAATATGTTTTTATCGACTCAGGCATAGGAGGCCTGCCTTATCTAAGGCACTTAAAAGAAATTGAGCCTCAAAGTTCTTGTGCCTACGTTGCAGACACAAAACATTTTCCTTATGGGGAAAAAACACTTGAAGAGGTAATAGAGTATACGCAAAATCTTGTAAAAAAAATAATCGAAGAGCTGAGACCTTCGGTTATAATAATAGCCTGTAATACGATGACCGTTTCGGCTCTTTCGCATCTGCGGGAAAAATTCGATATTCCTTTTGTGGGCACGGTTCCTGCCATAAAGCCCGCAGTCTTGGCAAGTAAAAATAAAAAGATAGCCGTCCTTGCAACCGAAAGAACTGTAAACGATATCTATGTTCAAAACCTCATTGACGAGTTCGGAGCTGATTGTAAATTTTTTATGCGTGCCGATTCGGTTTTGGTCAGCAAAATAGAAAACTCCCTGCTTTCGGGAAGTGAAGAAGATAAAAAGGCTGCAATCCGGCCTGCGGTTGAGTTTTTTAAATCGGCAGGAACCGATACGGCAGTCCTAGGCTGTACTCATTTTTTACACTTGAGGGATGAGTTTAAGGCCGTCTGTGAACCGGATATAAGGATTGTGGACTCATTGGACGGGGTTGTAAACCGGGCACTAAAAATATCTCCTCCTCAAAAATTAAAGAAAGAGAACTCAAAATTAAAAAATATTCAAAAAGATATTTTTTATATCACCTCGGAAAAAACTGAAGAAAATACAAAAAAATATTCCGCTTATGCGGATCTTTTTGGTATGGTTTTAGGGTATTTTTAA
- the hisS gene encoding histidine--tRNA ligase, translating to MSDLIQPKVLKGFRDFLPADEIERALLMEKLVKIFRDYGFVPIDTPALEYSEILLRKSGGETEKQVFRFNDNGGRDVAMRFDLTVPLARFIAEHRNEIYFPFKRYHLGKVWRGEKPQAGRYREFLQCDFDILGSDTAAVDFEILRLIKKSLNELGVSNFKIHVSHRGVFNRFLQSLNLSGDSEEILRIVDKLAKVGESEVLKLLSELSSEEKAKKILDYISGANKELKSEDFEKTLLHLEALAGGASEDTKRIKDIYSLVKAVGIEDSIVFDPSITRGLDYYTGVVFETFLTDLPSIGSICSGGRYDNLTGLYMKESITGVGASIGLDRLLAALEQLEHPKTKASFTDLLIFSLPEDSQILSYKISNFLETQKINSEVYPEPKKMNHQYAYAEKKDIRWGLFLTKDSCVEEFDRDMKNYKVRLKDMTNRTEDEMPLGDAVKKVIASKN from the coding sequence ATGAGTGATTTAATACAACCGAAAGTTTTAAAGGGCTTTAGAGATTTTCTTCCTGCAGATGAAATAGAAAGAGCTCTTCTTATGGAAAAGCTGGTAAAGATTTTTAGAGATTACGGTTTTGTACCCATCGACACTCCCGCTTTGGAATATTCTGAGATTCTTTTGAGAAAGAGCGGAGGAGAAACCGAAAAGCAGGTTTTTCGTTTTAATGATAACGGCGGACGGGATGTTGCTATGCGCTTTGACTTAACTGTTCCCTTGGCCCGTTTTATTGCCGAACATAGAAACGAAATATATTTTCCGTTTAAGCGTTATCATTTAGGAAAGGTTTGGCGCGGAGAAAAACCTCAGGCAGGCCGTTATCGGGAATTTTTGCAATGCGATTTTGATATTTTAGGTTCTGATACTGCTGCAGTTGATTTTGAAATTTTACGGCTTATCAAAAAATCTTTAAACGAGTTAGGTGTTTCTAATTTTAAAATCCATGTTTCCCATAGGGGTGTATTTAACCGCTTTTTACAATCTTTGAATCTTTCCGGCGACAGCGAAGAAATTTTAAGGATTGTGGATAAACTTGCTAAAGTAGGGGAGAGTGAAGTTTTAAAACTTCTTAGCGAATTAAGCTCTGAAGAAAAAGCAAAAAAAATATTGGATTATATTTCCGGTGCTAACAAGGAACTAAAAAGTGAAGATTTTGAAAAAACTCTTTTGCATCTTGAAGCTCTAGCCGGAGGTGCAAGTGAAGATACAAAGCGGATTAAGGATATCTATTCCTTGGTGAAAGCTGTCGGAATAGAAGATTCTATAGTTTTTGATCCTTCAATTACAAGAGGCTTGGATTACTATACAGGTGTTGTATTTGAAACATTTTTAACCGATTTACCGTCAATAGGCTCAATTTGTTCAGGAGGAAGATACGATAACCTGACAGGCCTTTACATGAAAGAAAGTATTACCGGCGTAGGAGCCTCCATCGGGCTTGACAGATTATTGGCCGCTCTTGAACAGTTGGAACACCCAAAAACAAAGGCAAGCTTTACCGACCTTCTTATTTTTTCTTTACCCGAAGATAGTCAAATTCTTTCTTACAAGATATCGAACTTTTTGGAAACACAAAAAATCAATTCCGAAGTTTATCCCGAACCTAAAAAGATGAACCATCAGTACGCCTATGCCGAAAAAAAGGATATCAGATGGGGCCTTTTCTTAACTAAAGATTCTTGTGTAGAAGAATTTGATAGGGATATGAAAAATTATAAAGTCAGATTAAAGGATATGACGAATAGGACTGAGGATGAAATGCCTCTTGGTGACGCCGTAAAAAAGGTTATAGCTTCTAAGAATTAA
- a CDS encoding endonuclease MutS2 — MTEHTLEVLQFSRIREIIASYCVTDEGKEFCLKKNPDTDTKRIEEEKKLGIDFLNLLRAYKAPSIKYRPPVLPFLEGIDIEGAALDIEGVYSVGLLALSVSSLHEWLSPFLENEEPNENSIVSFVKKIPDMLHLKKLVFSFIDENGELQDLPSLRAIKSKIRSIEDDIDKTMRNYFTNDATRQMLQSNLPTVKDGRQVIAVRSNFKGRIPGIIHEYSQSGQTFYLEPEEIVVKNNDLIAAHAEYERELLRLLQELTSQIAEHTEEIKEACEAITKLDCIAAASRWAHSNNCVFAGSIAKNSHSENDGGISFYLHQARHPLLGKSAVPIDLKLSKDDRVLIITGPNTGGKTVSLKTAALFALINQTGWPLPAGPLTRLPYFDFIACDIGDEQSMDQSLSTFSAHMKNVSEIIRRAGDKSLIILDELGSGTDPQEGCAIAMAVLDDLLEKKAFVFVTTHHGALKNYGYSKDSCVNASVEFNQNTLSPTYRILMGVPGESHAVDIAKRNGLPEHIIEKAHTYLGNNRADVSDLIKGLIQKHEDLNEFELQKKEEELKLKEDRRRSDLKELQLKQKELELKRDGIKRLDLFFEEKRKFLENLVRELREGELSREKTLSVKKWIDDFEKDLGKEHEALKLEQSQIDERLHTSKEKNKAPQNSKLQEGTRIIIKSLRRNGELIREEKKGKWLVAVDNLKLTISEDDMEICENQEKLKLSKPIVSLISDTSAPASRPSFELRLLGMRAEEAQKALQDQMDLVLVHGITEFAIIHGKGHGILQELSHDFLKRSPYVKDFRFAKPEEGGSGKTIVSLG; from the coding sequence ATGACTGAGCATACGCTGGAAGTTTTACAGTTTTCGAGGATAAGAGAAATTATTGCATCATATTGTGTAACGGATGAAGGAAAAGAATTTTGTTTAAAAAAGAATCCTGACACGGATACAAAAAGAATAGAAGAAGAAAAAAAATTAGGGATAGATTTTTTAAATCTTTTAAGGGCATATAAGGCTCCTTCGATTAAATACCGCCCTCCTGTTCTTCCCTTTCTTGAGGGTATCGATATTGAAGGGGCTGCCCTTGATATCGAAGGCGTTTATTCGGTCGGGCTTTTGGCCTTGTCCGTTTCTTCTTTACACGAATGGTTGAGCCCTTTTTTGGAAAATGAAGAGCCGAATGAAAACTCGATTGTTTCCTTTGTAAAAAAAATACCCGATATGCTCCATTTAAAAAAGCTGGTATTTTCTTTTATAGATGAAAACGGAGAATTGCAGGATCTTCCTTCATTGCGGGCAATAAAAAGCAAGATACGTTCCATAGAGGACGACATAGATAAAACTATGCGGAACTATTTTACAAACGATGCAACCCGCCAGATGCTTCAATCCAATCTCCCTACAGTAAAGGACGGAAGACAGGTTATAGCCGTAAGATCCAACTTTAAAGGAAGAATCCCCGGAATAATTCATGAGTATTCTCAATCGGGGCAAACCTTTTATCTTGAGCCTGAAGAAATAGTTGTAAAAAATAATGACTTGATTGCAGCCCATGCCGAATACGAGCGGGAACTCTTGAGGCTTTTACAAGAATTGACTTCTCAAATTGCAGAGCATACCGAAGAAATAAAAGAAGCCTGTGAGGCAATTACAAAATTGGACTGTATTGCAGCCGCTTCCCGCTGGGCACATTCCAATAATTGTGTCTTTGCAGGCAGCATCGCTAAAAATTCTCACTCTGAAAATGACGGCGGCATCTCCTTTTATCTTCATCAAGCCCGCCATCCCCTGCTTGGAAAATCGGCAGTTCCTATAGATTTAAAACTATCTAAGGATGACAGGGTACTTATTATAACAGGGCCTAATACCGGAGGAAAAACCGTAAGCTTAAAAACGGCAGCCCTCTTCGCTCTTATAAACCAAACAGGTTGGCCCCTCCCTGCAGGGCCCTTGACCCGTCTCCCTTACTTTGATTTTATAGCCTGCGACATAGGAGATGAGCAGTCAATGGACCAATCCCTTTCTACCTTTTCGGCTCACATGAAAAATGTTTCAGAGATTATAAGGCGGGCAGGGGATAAAAGTCTTATCATTCTTGATGAGCTTGGAAGCGGTACTGATCCGCAAGAAGGCTGTGCAATTGCCATGGCCGTTCTTGACGATCTTTTAGAAAAGAAAGCCTTTGTCTTTGTTACCACCCATCATGGGGCCTTAAAAAATTACGGCTACAGCAAGGATTCTTGTGTAAACGCCTCAGTCGAATTTAATCAAAACACCTTGAGTCCAACCTATCGGATTCTCATGGGAGTTCCTGGTGAAAGTCATGCAGTCGACATAGCCAAACGGAACGGCCTTCCCGAACATATAATCGAAAAAGCTCATACCTATTTGGGTAACAACAGGGCCGATGTTTCCGATCTTATAAAGGGGCTCATTCAAAAGCATGAAGACCTAAACGAATTCGAACTTCAAAAAAAAGAAGAAGAATTAAAACTAAAAGAGGATAGGCGCCGCTCCGATTTAAAGGAGCTTCAATTAAAGCAAAAAGAATTGGAACTAAAACGGGACGGAATAAAAAGGCTTGATCTTTTTTTTGAAGAAAAAAGAAAATTTCTTGAAAACCTTGTCCGTGAACTTAGAGAGGGTGAACTAAGCCGCGAAAAAACTTTAAGCGTTAAAAAATGGATTGACGATTTTGAAAAAGACTTGGGCAAAGAACATGAGGCTCTAAAACTTGAGCAATCGCAAATAGACGAAAGGCTTCATACTTCAAAAGAAAAAAACAAGGCTCCTCAAAATTCCAAACTGCAAGAAGGTACCCGCATTATAATTAAAAGCCTCCGCCGTAACGGTGAACTTATCCGTGAAGAAAAAAAAGGTAAGTGGCTGGTTGCCGTAGATAACTTAAAACTTACTATTTCGGAGGACGATATGGAGATTTGTGAAAATCAAGAAAAGCTTAAACTTTCTAAACCCATTGTAAGCCTTATAAGCGACACAAGTGCCCCGGCCTCACGCCCTTCTTTTGAGCTCCGCCTCTTAGGGATGAGGGCTGAAGAAGCTCAAAAGGCCTTGCAGGATCAGATGGATCTAGTCTTGGTGCACGGCATTACGGAATTTGCTATTATTCACGGAAAAGGCCACGGAATTCTTCAAGAATTATCTCACGATTTTTTAAAAAGAAGTCCCTATGTCAAAGACTTCCGCTTTGCAAAGCCCGAGGAAGGCGGCTCCGGAAAGACGATAGTGAGTCTGGGATAG
- the rlmB gene encoding 23S rRNA (guanosine(2251)-2'-O)-methyltransferase RlmB produces MKRIITGFHTIDEILRAEKLKIEKEKNTESSLEIFYSKEGPRVKKILETAHKLNIKIEKKEAGFLDSLTKALPEQLRNHRGIVLIAEAENQKKGMSIDELFAKLAEKDSAFVVMLDSVTDPHNTGSIIRSADQFGIDGIIVPENKSAGGFEIIGKVSAGASAWVPYVEATNLVRTAERLKKEGFWIYGADAGGKSLPDIDFPKKTALIMGSEGKGMSRLVEATCDEIVSIPTHGKLDSLNVSVAAGILLYEISRKKEK; encoded by the coding sequence ATGAAAAGAATAATAACAGGCTTTCACACAATAGATGAGATTTTAAGAGCCGAAAAACTTAAAATCGAAAAAGAAAAGAACACTGAGTCAAGCCTCGAAATTTTTTACTCGAAAGAGGGCCCGCGAGTAAAGAAAATTTTAGAGACTGCACATAAATTAAATATAAAGATTGAAAAAAAAGAGGCAGGGTTTCTTGATTCTCTTACCAAGGCCTTGCCGGAACAGTTAAGGAATCATAGGGGAATTGTTCTTATAGCAGAGGCTGAAAATCAAAAAAAAGGAATGAGCATCGATGAGCTTTTTGCAAAACTTGCAGAAAAGGACTCAGCCTTTGTTGTAATGCTGGATTCCGTTACAGACCCTCACAACACAGGTTCCATCATACGGAGCGCAGACCAGTTCGGTATTGACGGAATCATAGTTCCCGAAAATAAAAGCGCCGGAGGTTTTGAAATTATCGGCAAGGTAAGTGCAGGAGCTTCTGCATGGGTTCCCTATGTCGAGGCAACTAATTTGGTTAGAACTGCGGAAAGATTGAAAAAGGAAGGGTTTTGGATTTACGGTGCCGATGCAGGAGGCAAATCTCTCCCCGATATCGACTTCCCCAAAAAGACGGCCCTCATTATGGGCAGCGAAGGAAAAGGTATGAGCCGTCTCGTAGAAGCAACATGCGATGAGATAGTATCCATTCCTACTCATGGAAAACTTGACAGCCTAAATGTCTCCGTCGCAGCCGGTATTCTATTATATGAGATAAGCAGAAAAAAAGAAAAATAA
- a CDS encoding transglutaminase-like domain-containing protein: MYSPSWGYALDLPEDFVLVNREGNERYLFQHAILPVDLQIALYEEPQFKNIKEAAEHIFKQLKMTHKDVPFIWRNKEALLSSVSFLYSPSEKYKPKELSGWVLTLALPNKTGWLVLLTYTDKDKAKECENLMISSLDTVYTDTMSYFEPGPVTTALYTKTKEKTLDYVFNNKNISFTIDESDAQANQSVIDREFSILTMYLNHDNLIAAWQRFYKVIFRDAWSRIAPASFAVYTSIFDENNQSGFAEKAAKELLFLVQNFNYERDRKGSDFMNLPQALAEKRGDCDSRALLMVLMLKQMNIDAVLLVSPNKSHAIAAVECQGSGTCFTHNGRDYLGCETTAHVPIGEIADEIAAPENWFPVEFYVIEDLESN, from the coding sequence ATGTATTCCCCTTCATGGGGCTATGCACTTGACCTCCCTGAAGATTTCGTTTTAGTCAATAGAGAAGGAAATGAAAGATATCTTTTTCAGCATGCAATCCTTCCCGTTGACCTGCAAATAGCCTTGTATGAAGAGCCTCAATTTAAAAACATAAAAGAAGCTGCCGAACATATTTTTAAGCAGTTAAAAATGACTCATAAGGATGTTCCTTTTATATGGAGGAATAAGGAGGCTCTTTTATCGTCCGTTTCCTTTTTATATTCTCCTTCCGAAAAATATAAGCCGAAAGAGCTTTCAGGCTGGGTTTTAACCCTTGCGCTCCCCAATAAAACCGGCTGGCTCGTGCTTCTTACCTACACCGACAAGGATAAGGCCAAGGAGTGTGAAAACCTTATGATTTCTTCCCTGGATACCGTTTATACCGATACGATGTCTTATTTTGAGCCGGGGCCGGTTACAACAGCCCTATATACTAAAACAAAAGAAAAAACTCTCGATTATGTTTTTAACAATAAAAACATATCCTTTACGATAGATGAATCGGATGCTCAAGCAAACCAATCGGTGATTGACAGGGAATTTTCAATTTTGACTATGTATTTAAATCACGATAATTTAATCGCAGCTTGGCAGCGATTTTATAAGGTAATTTTTAGAGATGCTTGGAGCCGTATAGCACCTGCTTCCTTTGCAGTCTACACTTCAATCTTTGACGAAAACAACCAAAGCGGCTTTGCAGAAAAAGCGGCAAAGGAACTTCTCTTTTTAGTTCAAAATTTTAATTACGAAAGAGACAGAAAGGGAAGCGATTTTATGAATCTCCCTCAAGCCCTTGCAGAAAAGAGAGGAGACTGCGACAGCAGGGCTCTTCTTATGGTACTCATGTTAAAACAGATGAACATAGATGCAGTTCTTTTGGTTTCACCGAATAAGTCACATGCCATAGCCGCAGTAGAATGTCAGGGAAGCGGAACCTGTTTTACTCATAACGGCAGAGATTACCTGGGCTGCGAAACTACAGCCCATGTTCCAATCGGTGAAATAGCCGATGAGATAGCTGCTCCCGAAAACTGGTTTCCCGTTGAGTTTTACGTAATAGAAGACCTTGAATCAAATTAA
- a CDS encoding MBL fold metallo-hydrolase RNA specificity domain-containing protein, whose product MAIKFYSLGAAEEVTGSKHILEVDGHKYLIDCGAFQGKRAEADKKNRDFNVPASELEAVILTHAHYDHCGLLPLLGKHGFNGNIYATPATRDIANLVMMDSARIQARDREYLSKQAAKKGESFKWVPLFDEKDVIQTVNQFVTISYHRPTWIGPNVQLEFYDAGHILGSAMAVITAKDSEGKEVKIAFTGDLGRKNKAIIRDPDIIPPVDYIVIESTYGNRRHEETDNALKLLAEKTKELVENKGKMIIPAFAVERTQEIVYYFHLLVDKKIIPDIPIYVDSPMAVNATSIFQVHPECYDAETHEAFLTHHKNPFGFNSLKFITSVSESKDLNNIDGPMVIISADGMCEFGRITHHLANNIEKPSTKIMLVGFMAEDTLGRRLQNREQEVKIFGEWHQVRAEILQINAFSAHADYFEAEQWLDSLENPKLKTIFLVHGEPKAQSYFTQYLNENGYKDVKTVKYGETYNLD is encoded by the coding sequence ATGGCAATTAAATTTTACTCACTCGGTGCTGCAGAAGAAGTTACCGGATCTAAACACATTCTTGAAGTTGACGGGCATAAATATTTGATAGACTGCGGAGCGTTTCAGGGAAAAAGAGCTGAAGCAGACAAAAAAAACAGGGATTTTAATGTTCCTGCTTCTGAATTGGAAGCCGTCATTTTAACCCATGCACATTACGACCATTGCGGTTTGTTACCATTACTTGGAAAACATGGATTTAACGGAAATATATATGCAACTCCGGCCACCAGAGATATAGCTAATCTTGTTATGATGGATTCTGCGAGGATTCAAGCCAGAGACAGGGAATATTTATCTAAACAAGCTGCAAAAAAAGGAGAAAGTTTTAAGTGGGTTCCTCTTTTTGATGAAAAAGACGTAATTCAAACCGTCAATCAGTTTGTAACAATATCTTATCACCGGCCTACATGGATAGGTCCGAATGTTCAGCTGGAATTCTATGATGCGGGTCATATTTTAGGTTCGGCAATGGCTGTAATTACCGCAAAGGATTCTGAAGGAAAAGAAGTAAAAATAGCCTTTACCGGAGACCTGGGCCGAAAAAATAAGGCTATCATCCGAGATCCTGACATTATTCCGCCTGTAGACTATATAGTAATTGAAAGCACATACGGTAATAGGCGCCATGAAGAAACAGACAATGCTTTAAAACTCCTTGCCGAAAAAACAAAGGAGCTTGTAGAAAACAAGGGAAAGATGATAATTCCGGCCTTTGCCGTCGAAAGAACCCAGGAAATTGTCTATTATTTTCACCTATTGGTAGATAAAAAAATAATTCCGGACATTCCTATCTATGTAGATTCGCCTATGGCAGTAAACGCAACGAGTATTTTTCAGGTTCATCCAGAATGTTATGATGCAGAAACACATGAAGCTTTTTTGACGCACCATAAAAATCCTTTCGGCTTTAACTCCCTCAAATTTATAACGAGTGTATCCGAGTCCAAGGACTTAAACAATATTGACGGGCCCATGGTTATAATAAGTGCAGACGGCATGTGCGAATTCGGCCGAATAACCCACCATCTTGCAAACAATATCGAAAAGCCTTCAACAAAAATAATGTTGGTAGGTTTTATGGCAGAAGATACCCTCGGCCGCCGTCTTCAAAACAGAGAACAAGAAGTAAAAATTTTCGGAGAATGGCATCAGGTGAGAGCCGAAATTTTGCAGATAAATGCTTTCAGTGCTCATGCAGATTATTTTGAAGCCGAACAGTGGCTCGACTCATTGGAAAATCCCAAACTTAAGACAATCTTCTTGGTTCACGGGGAGCCCAAAGCTCAAAGCTATTTTACCCAATATCTAAACGAAAACGGTTACAAGGATGTAAAAACGGTAAAATACGGCGAAACTTATAATTTGGACTAA